In Mytilus edulis chromosome 3, xbMytEdul2.2, whole genome shotgun sequence, the genomic window GACTTAACCGGAAACAATTATCATCTTTACATAAAAagtgcaaaattaaaaaaaaaaaaaatttatgaacgGAAAACGTACTACTTAACAGAGCAAGCCAGCagatttttcatttcattgatGAAAGAATTGTACAGAATTAACGATTAGTCGGTGACTCTAGTAGCAAAATCTTTAAAAATCCAAAGCCTGATGTACACGTTGAAACAGATAAAGTGGATTTATCCGATCACTAAACTTGAATATTTTATAAAGTCTAAGAATAGAAAGAACATGTAAGCAACCAAAATCCTCAAGCCGAAAAATCtgtcaaaaagaaagaaaaaaaatcaaatactgcAATAGAAATCATAAAGATATAGTATCACAAACGGGCAACGTAATTTTAACCAGTTCCTGCTCTACTTGTAGCATCCAGGATATTAATTGTGTTATAAACGGGATAATACGTCAATTTAGATAATGTCACAATCGAAGAACACAGGATGAGATTGTGGGTATTGGTATgatcaataacattttttttgtaaaacatcccgttgataaattaaaatattcatcAGAAACTAAGATTTCAACTCCAACATGCaggcaaaaaaaaacaatctttagGTGAATATTGACATTTCTGTATGTTTCTCTTGATAATTTTCTCTTGATGATTCtacgtatttatacatcattTGCTGTCAGATGTTTGAGTTTATGCGTTCCTTATCACTGCTTATGAAGGTAAGATTTGACACACGACATTAACTAGTGTGTTattaataaattcatcatagataccagaattgaaattttatatatacgccagacgcgcgtttcgtttacaaaaaactcatcagtgacgctcgaataaaaaaatgttacgAAGGCCAAAAAACGCAGAAAGTTGAAGGGCAGTAAACGcatattccaaaaagttttgccaaatacagctacggtagtCTTTACCTGAGGTAGAAGAgacttagtatttaaaaaattcaaagttttgttaaaagtTTATTCTGTCAATCATATGTACTGTTATACTCAGATTGGATACaacacataatatttttttagagtagatttaatgaaataaattaaacatcTGAACATATATCAAAATAAGGTCAGATTCCAAACAAATTGGGAAAAGATTGGTCAAATTAGAAGTACAATTCAGGCAGATATTTAACtagtttcaaaaatttcaaactttttaGTCCGTTATTTTTCACATCATATGACAACTGGAAAAaaagtacaataacaaaaataccgaactccgaggaaattttaAAACGGAAATTTCTTCTAATAAAATTCTCCTACAGGTCATatggatattttgaattaaaCTAATGGAGCGGTCAAGTTtctttgttttatgttttgatttataatattattttactATACGTTCCAGATTTAACAGCAACTTGTATTAAATGGTCAATCGTTGACCACAATAAATTATAGTCCAATTTGTACAGtgcttattttttttgttttttagtctAAGATATCAAAGTGATGATAATTTATTTAATCTCTCACCTTTTGAGCTCCGATCTACAAAATAGATTCGGAATTGTGCATTAATGTTGGTTAATGCTTTGACTtccaaaaaataatttacaaaaataacgaAGTTGCGAAGTTCACTGTATTTCTACATGACAATAGTTGGTAAATATTTctaatatatacaaatatgttttctACTAAGAATaggttttgtttaatattttcaaacaacGTTATCATTGGCGGATCCTATGAACATCCATAATTACTATCAATATAACAGGAACAACCAGTACAATGATGCCGACTATACCAATATTTCTCGAAGACTTCCTCTGATCATATACAGACATTTTAGTGGCTTTGTACAAATTTGTTTCTTTCTTGTCTATAGATATTGCATTCCTCAACGCAGACAATTTCTCAGTTAGTTGTTCCTTTGTCAAGATAGGGTTATTAATCTGTAAACCATCTACCCTGACTGTTGAAGGTGAATGAGCTGTTACAGTGGATTTAGTAGTAACTTCTGGAATAACTGTGGATCTGTTGATAGAGGTTGGTGGACAAATTGTGACTGTTGTTTCGGGTGAACATTCTGAAAGTTGAAATACATATAACGATTAATAATGATGTATAAAATAACCGAAAGGAAAGGGAAACAATTTCAAGTTGAATTAAGGtattttgagaataaaaaatacattaattGTTTACCTTCTTCTGACTTGTATACAGAACTTTAGAATTGAGCAAAAATAAAGTTTCATGTGTTGATTATTTCATTACTGTATCTGAGGCACTaaagatatttttcttattttgaatctGATTGTAGATTTTATATCACGTTGTGCTGTcctaaactttttttataatgtgcGTTAAAGCTGAAGAGCAAGCAAAGagctactttaaaaaaaatatatttgcgtTCTGATTATAGTTAGATCAATTTCTGTTTTGACTTGAAATCATTTTTCTCTTTACCAAAAGTGAATTTAAAGAAACAGTACTCCAATCTTACATACACTTCTCCAAAATGTAAATCCATtgtttccaaataaaattatatagtTTTGTATAGATGTATTTGTCCGTGTAACCTAAAAGTAAAACGAAATTACCCTAACTTTACTGGTTTTGAATAGTTGGGTTAAATTCAATGCTTTCGTTTTAGATGGCTAGCTTGATATTTGTTCCACGACTTAGTGACAATATAAGAAGCATATCAGGACAAGTTAAAATTACACGATTACACGTATGAGCCTACCGTACTACACTGACACGAAGACAAAAAAGAGAACACGTTATAAAACATATAACCCCTCCAAGACTAACTGTATTTACACAAAGTCGATGAGTATTCTAGCCACGTTTAAAATGTATCTTGCCTTGCAGAGAAAAAATAAATGCCAATAATCAAGTTATTGGTTTGAAATGGACAGAGGGATTGAACACTATACCTACGGTACAAAGACAACTggccaccaaagttcaaatgaaatgaatgTCAGCAATTATAAGCAATTTTTGTCCTCATTCATGAGAAAACTCGACACctttgtttgtctttctttttatgaaacaaaattcattgtgtttaaaagttgaaaatctgGAGCAAAAGCATTATCAATAAGTGATATCACTAATACCTTACCTATACTATATAAGCTCAATCTGTTCCAGCCTCCACAAAATTCATTTGAATTTCCACTACAGAGCGTATCGCATTCTATactttctttttttacaaaattttcattgTTGGCCGCATTGCTACAAAAGCACTCTTTGCGTAACTGAAATAGATTGAAATATTGTCATATTAACATTTAAAAGTAATAAGTGTACAGCTTTTGATTGATCTGGTATTGAATCTATAATATATTCCTGTACcaattaacaaaattgaaaaacatgAGGAAATTAAGAATCTTTTACTGTGTTTATCCATAAACCTTTGTGCTAGTGAATTACCTATTGCCTGACCAGTTtacaaaaattgtcaatacaatttgtccatttaaattgcACAATATGTATTGGGATAGCTATTTTGTGTGATTTTGACAGAGctaatttaaatgaatgataGCTAGCTTGCTTTCCTCATGTCCAAAGTCCAGAATGGACTAATCTATTTAGGTATAggacattttacatttaatacaCGTTTTGTTCTTTCTAATAAAGATgtttattgtaaatttatttattttgctaaAAATCACAAATAAACCATTGCTGGTAAATCCCACTTTAATAATGAAGAATAAAGCACTGAAATTTCTATTCACTAAGCCATtggatatattgaaaataaatgtttaacagTAATTCCAATTGAAGTAGATCCTGAATATTAAAAGATAGTtatcaaggtaccaggattataatttagtacgccagacacgagtttcgtctacattagagtcatcagtgaagctcatatcaaagtatttataaagccaaacaaggaagagcattgaggatccaaattccaaaaagtggtgccaaatacggctcaggtaatctatgcctgggataagaaaatccttagtttttcgtaaaatgaAAGCTTTGTAAACAGGAAACTTAGAATCACTATGATTCTATTTCAGGAATCGTAATATAACATGGAAATATATCCCATTAGAAAACGCCAAGCCACAATTAGATGGgctatccccccccccccccccaaaaaaaaagcatttcatAAACACTTTAATTCCATGTCAGGAATCAGAAACTTGAAATACATCTCCCATTTAAAACACCATGAAGTAAACATATATCTACTTTTTTATAAACTGAATTCACTGATTGACATTTCCATCTTGACTACTTAGAGACGCATAAAGAAATGGCTTTTGTGATAATGATTGGTTTGTCTTCTTACTCCACATATATTAAGAGTTCGTTTTAGAGCTTTTATTCAAACTGAAATCACCAAAGATACCGATCATAATTGTGTACGCTAGACGTGCATTTCGACTACAATAGACTTAAAGGTGTCGCTGAAATCAAAAAGTAAAAGACCAACTAAAACATATTTCTAATCTGAAAATATGACACTCATCATCCTCTGGCGTTTGAAAATCTAAAGAAATGTGGCTACTTTCATTTCAAACGATCAGTTAAtacaaaaaatcaattattttctgattttttgtttttcatcGCTTTTTGCTTATACATTTGTAAGATCCCAAACCACCAAAACTAAAactccctatctgttcaaccaaattttgcaatttgcACAGATTTCTAAATTTTTCCCTTAACAAATCATAAACTAGAAAAGTTGGTCTCAAAATGgttgatatatttttctttcaccaacagtttcatttctgcaaatgaGCAGTTTagttaagtaaacaatgacaccagCAACACTATTTTGTGGTTACTTGTACGTATTGTAAATATTGTggtgatatatatacatttagCGTTTCTAGCGTCcctaatcacattgcaaaatcaaatgacaaaacacactgtcatatccctgatgtggtacaggcatttttaaatgaagaaaaatggtggattgaacctggtgttataTCAAGTTGATGTGAGTATGAAATATTCAGGTTTTCCCCAAATCACAATACTTccaattttacaattaaattacATATTTTGTATACTATGGTTCACGGCGCTATTGACAATGATTAATTGATAGATCTACTATTTCCTGTAATCATGACTTTCGTTTTATATTCTTGTTTAAATCTCTGTCGTTACGAATTTTCATTGGTGTTTTTATAGTATCAAATGAAACGAATATTAATCTGGTGTCATTGATTGTTTTCGTTATTGAATTGTGTATAGTTTATACCTTAAAACAGGTCATGTCAAGAAAACTTGACGAGAGTACGGAGTAGTGATTGAACTGAACAAAACACATTGTTTTCTTGTGAAGTGGATAGCGATATGACAATGTAATAAATAGTAATTCTGGAATGAAAACGTCCAAGTTATGTATTATGTTATTAATTAGAATAAGTTAGGTAAACCACAAAAGTACAAACAAATTAAATACTCGCATGGTCAACATGAGTGGGATATCAGCAATCGATTGTTAAATATATTTCACAGACAACAAAAGGTTACGCAACACGTACGCTACCTGGTTTAAAACATAATCACTCCTGCTCCTCTCGTGGCAACTGTCATGTTTATCCTGTCACAGCTTTCTGTGCAATAGGAGGTCTTGTTATCAGTAGAATGgggtattagtatttcaatttgtttttgcgCAAACAATTGTGAATGATCGCTCTAGAAATCATGTACTTAtctcagatttttttaaaatgcatatacTCATAAGCcttttttaaactaatttttgtagtttgttcttatgttgtactgttacacaactgaCCCCTGTTAGAAAAGGTTggggtcccgctaacatgtttaacccagcaacattatgtatgtatatgcctgtcccaagcctGTTAATCATTAGTTGTCGTTTgctatgtgttacatatttgtttttcgttcatttttgtacataaataaaacCGTTAGTATTCCCGTTTGCATTGATTTACATTAATCAATTTGGggccgtttatagctgactatgcggtaagggcTTTGCTTGAAAGcagtaaggtgacctatagttgataagtTCTATGTTgttaggtctcttgtggagagttgtctcattggtaattataccacatcttcttttttatatataagtatataatgCAAAGTAAGTTGATAAATAGGTCAATGCATAtcgataaataaatattttttttgtctgctctatgatcaggttgttgtctctttgatacattcccctattccattctcaattttaaatgcaaataaCAAACACTTATAATACTGAAATCAAGAATATCACCATGTACAACATTAAGTTGTTTTAAAAGTACCTCAGTTCCCATGAAAGTAGCATCATTCAGAAATGAACAGCAATGTGATGCACACATATCATTGGTCATAGCGTAGCTATCAAGTCTCCCGTATGGCAAGGTTCTTGGTGCTTGGTCAACATAACATCCAATGTATTGTTTTCCTGTTATGAaatgaggttttttttaattataaagcAAACAACGAAAcgtgaaaggagtaggtccggtaaggaccgattttgacctcaaatttcaggtttatctgacgaaagatgttgaccactttttaaacacttaagtgtctatttcatttgaatcaattaatttatttgaaagatGTTAACtaattaagtcattaaaaactctccgattcaagctcaaatatgaaaatctaccaaatatgccgaaaaatgtcacttttaagatggtttttgtcaaaaatgaaagtggccgcatccgtgttcatcctaaacctttatatatgttatgtattatcatcaaatacaacttacatttcaatattttggatgaacacggaaaccgtctaaaactTAATCAAAATGCTAGAATTAAGAacatttcagtaatttagcatgacttaatggtgctagtacccgatatatgtacatCGTTTTGTCAAAACACAGCCCATATGTATgtaacagaagcattctactgtccaataaataactaagtatgcattttaacaattttgtaaaacagctatattttggggccaaaaaggggtcttactggacctactcctttgacgaATTGTTTTTATTAATCCTTGATGATTTAGATAATGGATGGGAATGCTTTGTAAATATGCATTCTCAGACTGAATCAAATGGATTCGCGATATGTTTCTCATTACCCATTGCCTGTTACTTATAGTGTAGTAGGTGTTATTGATTTCATATCAATGATTCACTTAATCCATTCCAAGTGGATCGAACCTTATGAAATTACTGTTTAACAGATGACGACATATATCTTCCAGGTGTCGTAACCACTATCAGGTCCCCTTTTCCTTGACTgaaacctaccgaattagactaatcAACATCCTTAAAATTACATGGGCAACACGCGTGAAGCCACATGTGGAGTATGATATGCTTATCCCTCCAGAGCCCCTGATATCATCCCTCGTTTATTTGATGGAGtttatgttgctcagtctttatttttcgttgtgttttgtgtactgttgtttgtcttttcttcgtttcctcgtgttttgccatgagtttgaatatttcttttgatATATACAGTCTCCCATTATTAATGACCAAGACATGTCTCATGTGCTTTTAAAACAAACATCATCGACCGTATAAGATAATAAAGTAAGTTCAATTTCGGTTAGGTTTCAAATTATAAAAGATTAATGTGAAAAGACACGCAAGAAAGTGCACTTGTTTCTTTTTTGGTGTATCTTTTCTCATAAATCTTGCAAGGGGCACTAGCTGTTAAATTCATGTTGTCATATTTGACTTacattctcatatttgatttataacaatgtaaacaaactatcaaaaatctataaaaaaaccAATTTACAGAGCATAGACACGATAATATGTAGCTTGATTTCGTGTTTTCTTCGTCTAGACACCATCGAATTAACCtctgatgaccatataagcgatgtaagcataaatataaatatatataaactaagCGACTCgtgcaattatatttttttaaggtcTGTATAATTTCATATTCtagttttaaatatatgtttatcatcgtttttacctgtataaaacGGAATTTTTGTGGATCAAATCAGTCAATTGAATGATGAACCTCAGTTTCACTTTCAGTATTGACATTCTGtccctttaaataactttacacgcACAATGCATGCATCTCTAGCTATGGGGCTACATCGAAGGTCACATTAATATATAACATATAGAGCAGACTTCGATACACTAATCGACGGCTCTATGTGTCAAGTaaataaatcaatattaataATCTGTTTTCTTTCATGTTCGTGGAAAATCGCAACTGTGACGTCATGAAATGaatgtgaatattcaacaaaaacaacaattacTTTTTTTCTACCTAGTCCAATTTTTAAAGATCTGTCATTGCAATTTTGGTTAATAGATCATAATTTGGAATGTAGACTAGAAGTAGAAACCATTTTAGAACCTTATCGAACCTTTTAGATACACAATAGTTAATACgtcaaataaacaattttgtgATATATGGTCAATAATAAAGTATacctcttttttcaattttgtctcACTTTGATATTTCTTTGATGCCATTTCCTgacatttttcttcatttaagaATTATCAAGGCGGCAGTAGTTTTAACAATGTTCAAATGAAGTAAATTAATTAGATATTTCAAAGTTATAAGCGAAAACCGAGGGAAAAGAATGAACTCCAAAATAATCGAGATCGGGTGCGTTGACAGGTTAAGCTCCTGCTCTGCTGTGCATCAACCGCCCTAATATTTCACATTAAATTAAGATGATATAATTTGCAGTAGGACACAATTGCTCAACAACTATACTGGTAACTAAAGGTCTTAGACTCATTAGAATATGGACTGAATGCTAAGATATTcatcatcaaaatcaaatacaatataatacaatgttgaaACCGTCTTAGAAGTAGGAGTTCGAATCCCGGTAAGTGAAGAACAAAAATTTTGCTAACACATTATTTagtcatttaccatgtttacatgtatatatatatatatatatatatagattactaaaaaatccaacatttccggtatgaatagttttaattcactagtactttcatgtttaaataacaatcttcaGGTGAAACTATACATGATTAACGTAACTATGTAACGGTAGGTATGTAACGTCATAGTTGTCGTTGAgtatataaagggagataaatcgtaTTACACTTAGTCTATATATAGAAGTATGGAGCGTCATTATTACACAATAGAAAATGCATAGTTTGCATTCAATcgtgatttaaattttgaaataaaatgtttttccttTACTTCTCGTGTAATGTCACAAcccatattcattttataaaatgggaatattttatctccctttatatacTCAACGACAACTATGACGTTACATACCTACCGTTACATAGTTACGTTAATCATGTATAGTTTCACCtgaagattgttatttaaacatgaaagtactagtgaattaaaactattcataccggaaatgttggattttttagtaatctatatatatttctatacacaagaacatttattatagtgatctttatatatatatatatacatatatatatatatatacataaacaagtCTAGATTAAAAACTACGTTCAAATATATGATTGCGTTGAATAAAAAAACGCATTTTTTATACGTGTGAATGTAAACCAAATTTCGTTGTAAAAAGggctaaatacagcacaaacaacatttaaaaaaaaccaaaagagtgaaaaagtatatttctaCAAAGCGCATTTGACTGACAGGTCGACCAACTGGTGTTCTTAAactctgctgactgccattgacgattgccaaataaattgatcacaagatgtaataAAGTGGatcttaaaattaatttaatactaaacagaaaacaataaacttgcagcaaagatgttataccacaaacatgaggtgcaaacaaattttgtacaccagatcctgatttcgacaataaatgtctcttcagtgatgttagggatctaAACGGCATTTGGAAGGCTATAAAATGAACCTCatagggatatatatatatatatatatatatatatatatatatatatatatatatataaaggagtCCCGGTTTGTATATAATGTCCACgaaatatagtttacattgaaaCATTAAGTGAAAATAATTCAGATAGCAAGACCAAACTTATGCAAAATCAAAAGTGTTCACTATTATATAGACATTAtgtaacaacaaaatatttgttaGATGTTTGTTCTTTTCACTTAGCACAAACTCTAACTGTAAAAAAAAGCCAGGATTAAAACAAGTATTTGTTATTCATTCGatgtgttttgaaatttttatattgccatttgataaaggactttccgctTCGAAATTCCTGGTGTTCGGTAtagtaattttactttttaaaaataataagctaattcaaacttataagttatataacaattttaacaaacaaatatttgaaaaaatacttttaataagcATATTTGATTCACGTTTTTTCCGTAGatgaaaaatatgtaaaccaCAGCCCTAAGTTGCAGACCGACATCGTCCTGGTAAAAAACACGTGAGGGCAATCttagcaacaaaaacaaaacgaaaataaTATAAATGTGTGCGCAGTACCTGCTTCACTAGTTGCAAAGTCTTTAACGACTTACCTGTTGCAACTAAAACAATATTATAAGTTTCGTCAGAATTTTGCCTCAAATTGTACTGAATAAATCACCATTTCAAGTATCATgataggtagaaaaaaaaattggcgaCCTCTAAATGTATGGATGAACAGATACttatatcagtgaaaatacatacatagaaaaaaggaaaatagTTGCTAGCTTTTCAATACAATAATCATTCGAAGAAGTTGAGAATAATTTCTAATTATTTGATATCACTTACTTATTACGTATGCTCCCAATTTCTCTTCTTGAAAAAGTAagaaatttataagaatatatctCAACTGTAAATACACCATTTTCCTATAATAATAAGATGACGATTATATTTGGTAAATTATACGTTCCATGTGTTTAAACAAAAACCGGGACGTATGATGATGATGTTATCGGTGTTCATATTCTTCACACTATCATCATTACAGTTTGTTTCTATCACTATCTAAAACATTATATAACACAGGAATCAAATATTGGTTAAAACCTAAACCTTTATTCTAGAACAAATATGTACAATCATCTTTCTGTGGAACCGCACAGAAGCTTCACCTATTGTGCTGATAATTGGAAATTTTGATATTGGATTTCAAAGTTACAATATTGAGGCAGTTAAATATAATGTTAGTTTCGACCTTGGGTTCCTAAAATAAAGGATTGTTTGAAAAGTTATATACGCCAGATTTACTTATCGAGGCTCGACTGAATAGATTTACTGTAAGCTGTCAGATTATTGTATTTTTCAGAGTAACTTCAATCTGATGAAACAGCAAACTGCTACTGAAGGTTTTAAGAATTATTAGGTCTATAATTACATAGGATGTGTCCCCTTTCACGAAAAGCTGACCAATAGAGTTATAAGAATGAACCAGGGAATGCAAAAAGACTTTTAATATTACTATTGTCAATTCAATGGATAGGAGATTTTTAACGTCTCAAATCTTTTTAAGCGACATGTTTTGCAATCTTATggtcattattttaaaataaatttactgttttcaaatgtttgaattattcgaaatactaggGATTTgcttatcccaagcatagattaccttagccgtatttggcacaaatttttggaattttcggtcgtcaatgctcttcaactttataattgtttagctttttaacttttttgagctaagcgtcacggatgagtcttttgtagacgaaacgtgcgtctggagTAATAAGTTATTAGCCTGGTACAATAGACGTATAATGTGTAATTGTATTGCTTGATTCCCTTCACAGTGGATAGCAGGAGGAGCTTACCATGACGCCACATATAGTCCCACACCTTTAAGTTATCCACCCAAATCCTTCAGTTGTCATGTTTACCTTGGTTGGTATCTTGTGAATCCATTTAGGAGATTTGAGGATGGGTTAGGTACTAACCATATATTTAACAGTTAAAGTGAAAAGATGTGATTTGCCCGGTACTCAGATGTTCTAGATTTCGGTCTACTTACTTTAAATCTTTCATTTCGAAAAGAAATTCATTTAACTATTGATATACACATGTTTTgaactgataaggtctttgcgtcggaactaaacacatttattctaaaaacagttgttggcatgacacgtgttatgttcttctcatatatgttatgatggtatgatactaaacccctaacggaaaggattgtgcctgatgttcatatgatgaaatcataatctttcagtcagtttaattgaagtctggagctggcatgtcagttaactgctagtagtctgttgttatttatgcattattgtcattttgtttattttctttggttacatcttctgacatcagactcggacttctcttgaactgaattttaatgtgcgtattgttatgcgtttacttttctacattggttagaggtatagggagagggttgagatctcacaaacatgt contains:
- the LOC139515208 gene encoding uncharacterized protein; translated protein: MGKQYIGCYVDQAPRTLPYGRLDSYAMTNDMCASHCCSFLNDATFMGTELRKECFCSNAANNENFVKKESIECDTLCSGNSNEFCGGWNRLSLYSIECSPETTVTICPPTSINRSTVIPEVTTKSTVTAHSPSTVRVDGLQINNPILTKEQLTEKLSALRNAISIDKKETNLYKATKMSVYDQRKSSRNIGIVGIIVLVVPVILIVIMDVHRIRQ